The following proteins are encoded in a genomic region of alpha proteobacterium U9-1i:
- a CDS encoding queuosine biosynthesis QueE radical SAM, translating into MTYSVKEMFYTLQGEGARAGRPAVFVRFAGCNLWSGREQDRAEAICQFCDTEFVGTDGDGGGKFKTADGLADAAIAKWPGGGAPYVVCTGGEPLLQLDAPLINALHARGFEIAVETNGTIEAPAGIDWICVSPKAHADLVQRVGHELKLVYPQESAAPERYAALAFQHFYLQPMDNAARDANTSAATNYCLDHPQWRLSLQTHKLLGIR; encoded by the coding sequence GTGACCTACAGCGTCAAAGAGATGTTCTACACGTTGCAAGGCGAGGGCGCGCGCGCCGGGCGGCCTGCGGTGTTCGTGCGATTTGCCGGGTGCAATCTGTGGAGCGGACGCGAGCAGGATCGCGCCGAGGCGATTTGCCAATTCTGCGACACGGAATTCGTCGGAACGGATGGCGATGGCGGCGGCAAATTCAAGACCGCCGACGGGCTGGCTGATGCAGCGATCGCAAAATGGCCCGGTGGCGGCGCGCCATACGTTGTTTGCACCGGCGGTGAGCCGTTATTGCAGCTCGACGCGCCTCTGATTAACGCGCTGCACGCGCGCGGGTTCGAGATTGCGGTTGAAACCAACGGAACCATCGAAGCCCCGGCTGGTATTGATTGGATCTGCGTGAGCCCCAAGGCCCATGCGGATCTCGTGCAACGCGTGGGTCACGAGCTAAAGCTCGTCTATCCGCAAGAAAGCGCGGCGCCGGAGCGCTATGCGGCGCTGGCGTTTCAACATTTCTATCTTCAACCGATGGACAATGCCGCGCGGGACGCAAACACAAGTGCGGCCACGAACTATTGCCTGGACCATCCGCAATGGCGGCTGAGCCTACAGACGCACAAACTTCTCGGTATTCGCTAG